GAGCAGTGAGGCAATTGTGGATTTCGTTTGTAGAAAATGCCCGAGTGTATAAAAGTTTACATAGTATTCGATTTATCACGTGACAAACAATTGACTTACTGTAGTGAATAATTGAGACCAAAACGAAGTTCGAAATCGCTTCGACAATAAATGTTGAATGCACTTTCAATAACCGCTGTCGTCCAAGCCAGCACGATAAATGTGTATTGAAATACGCGCTCACCACTGTCGAGTCCGACCTTGTAAAATCGgcgaaaattttacatattttataacactgtttattttgtataatttaatacagtagtaacgctttaaaagtatttttatatattgaaatttttaagttaactgacaattttttttacaaattaatgaaaTGGCAAAAacgcatttttattatattttatataatttattatatgtttataattcttgtaccttttaatttattttgttttaatttaaaccatttctatagaatattaaatttgtagaaACATaaaccatatatgtatatgatcaTATCATACTAACGATTTAagcttgataatattttttgtatattcatatgatatttttctttatcaatttttaaaaagaaatgataACTTAAACGTCATTTATGTTCAATctacatattattacatatatttaaatgtttttgaatcCGCTATAGACAACTACGATTATTTTATGGGcaaggttaaattaaattaaaaacattaagcaTACATTATACACGGCACACATAGTTAAATTGGCTTGATCACTTATATAAGTACAGCAGCTATTTGTGTCGAACTAAATCTATGTATTTTACGTACTATTTCAACTATTACTATGTCAAAAATAGTGCCTGCGTGAACAAGCATTCCTTTCAACTTCTCATTTAgaatttgttttaatcaattcaaaGTTCTAAATTGCTcgtgaatttttatatattttttttgttattcttttgttttctaGATGCTGCTTTGcatctattttttaaaatatttttaatttaagcatttAGTAAACCAGTTAAAAAAGGCTTATTAATAGTGGATTATTTTCTTAGCCAAGGAAGAAATCCAAGGTGGAGAGTTCCACGCCATTCCGTAAACATCATGGTGCCGGCCCATCCAAACCTAATGTTGAGTTATCCCCTTATTAGAcatcttttatttattgcatttgaTATATGAATccactttatatattttgtttattcaattatatatttgtaattatacataataatacgtTACTCATGTCACATAGCATGATAGTAAGGGAAAAAGGAACTGAGATGACGAGATTGATGAATGAAAGAGGAAAACAGATGAGCGTATATAAATCGTTGGTAGAGATAGGCTAGGGATCCATCGGGGCTATTGCGTATCTATTTGTTGATGACTAGTAAGTGTACAGTAAATAACTGTTAAATTACCAATGTTCTTTCGACCTTTTGAAAGTAAATGAACTAAGTTGACCTCAGAACTCGGTCAACGTACCGctattttttagattatttaaatttctaattagtAATTTGAAAGTTGAAAAGTTCTTATTTGTGAATTAATTATCTTGTAATGATCTTTCAGATTGTTATggtattaatcatttaaaactgtatttaattatttggtaATTGATTGAAACAAAACAcgatattttaaagtaagtaaagtTAACTTGTTAATGACTGGGTAACAAAATCCCatcaacaaaatttattttgattataatgtcttgcaaaaatttaatgatgtcgttgtatatatatattttataattgatcaaCCAATTATTgagtataaagtatttataagacAAGTTCTACTTTAAGGCTAGGGCGAAGATACACAAGAGGACTCACCTGCATAACATCGATACAGTGTTATGACGTGCCGAAAGCCAGCTATGCGGTGTTAGACACCGTCAATCTTATTTCACAACTTTAACTACCTATGTTATAAATTCTACGCCATTCTCTGATGGCAGCTGAGATGAGTCAGTTGGACATTAATATAGTCCATACTCCCGCAGAGCAGTTTGAAAAGTTCAAAGTTgaaattggaaaaatattttattctattctgACTGGAAAAATCTAGAATTCGAAGTAAATAAACTAACTTAGGGTAAATAAAAAGGTCACACGATTACTTGCATTATTCAAGGTTCGTTTGAAATGTGACTGTTCATGTCGGTGAGCGGAGTGTTTCGCCACGACGGTGATGGATGAAAAgcaaaaacattcaaataagaTGAATGTTACGATAAGTGTGTGGAGTGACGAGGCTTAGACGAGTTgctaagaggaagtttgaacgTCGCCCCAGATTAACAGATTGTAACCAGATTAGTGAACGATAACGATTTGGAAATGTATTGTGAAGGGATGAATGTTATATTGCAAGAAGATTGTGAGGTATAAATCCAGATAAGATCAAAAGAGGATGGATGGACTGTGCGAAGGATTACACGTGCAAAAAGCAACTCCTTAGGGATATACTTGAAAGGAATAGAAAATCACACTttctagttatattataataaataaactttgatgaaaaattatttgtagCATGTGacgtttgtaaaaaatatttcaaaatttgttttgtataaagtaCCAATAAACAAGCAGTGTTTGCTAATAAATGTGTTCGGTAGTCGTCaatttaagaaataagaaatggctttgaatattaaattatatattgtttctattatttaattaatttgctgGACTTGAAAAACAAACTACTAGGTATGCAGTGAATAATTACGAATGAAGCAAAACCTTCGCTTCAAAacgatatatttcttttattattttttcgacaGCATTGtatgttctatttattataataatttaaaacttttcccTTAATCAATCCATTCTATACAGTTGTTTTGTTTTCAGTTTACAAAGAATGGATTTAACGGCCCCGTAAAAGTATTCGCGGGAGGAGATCACAGCTTCTTGACTGTAAGCAGCGACAGAAATGAAACGGTTGATTTTAGGATCCCCGACCCTACGAAGCAGATACTGACACTTAACTTTGCTAAACTTACAGCTTGTAACATTGTTAAAGATAACGACGTCGTGAGTCAGGTTCGAATTATTAcatactagaaaaaaatatttaaacatatcatgcccaaattgttaattattttctaagaaACTGTTTACTTTTGTGaaaatgtgaaaattttaatttgtcttgTCAATAATTTGAAgcattcatataataattttatttttaggatttaaTGGCTTATTTGGAGACGGTGTTCGGATCGCTGGCTTGTATGAATGCTTCATTTTTGGCGGATGATAATGCCCATTTTGGTTGCAATACGAAGGTCCCGGGGGTCAATTTAAAGAAAGCAGAAGAAGCTTTTACTTTAATTAGTcgatttgaaaacaaaacaatacaggAACTTGTAAGTCTAAAcaatacaaaactaaataacttcttgaataaattaataataatataatataatgataacttGCATGTTTCTTATACAGATATTTAGTTACTTGACcgaatatatcataaaaaaagtgaaGGTCTCTCCGCCTGACGCTGAAGCATTAAGGGTTTTCTTAATTTTACCGCTTTATCATGAAATGAGGAACCCGCGTCGCCATCCGGAATTGCAGGTGATTATGCTGTCACTCACTAGGTTtaaccttatttataataaggcgactaaattttgatattgattattGTATGAAACGGTAAAACGTTAActtgtaagtatttttaagcTGTACTAATGTAATTAAGAGATTATATCTTAGTTTTTCCAATCAGGTTTAAAGAACTTGTGTTTGATTAAAGTTTAGAGTCGAAGCTACATGTGTATGTGTTGGAATTAAACGGAATATTCTTTTGTTCGCTACCGACCATCATTCAGAATATAGTACGCCATTCCGAAGGTTATTCCGTTCAATTGAAcatgtacttaaataaagttagGAATGAAATATGTGTGTATTAAAATAAGCACCGCATATGATCTGACAAGCGCCGGTGTGCCCGCAGGGTCCGTTCGCGGAGGCCTATAACAAGCTGTCGAGTCCGCCGCAACGCATCGTGCAGCTGTGGTGGGAGGCACAGACCCCAGAGTACTTCGAAATGCTCGTCGATATATTCAAAAGTGTGTTCGTGTACGAGATGATGCAACCCGGCGTACGAgcaaataaagtaaaactttttttcatcaaatattcgtattatgcctaaaatattaatcaaatacttATTATTCAAAGTCATAGTCACGCGCACGCATTCATACGTATGGCACGTGTGTTAGTAACATTTTCAAGTATGAAATAAGACTTCAAGTACTGTAACATAATCAGTAACACAGTATTCTGCACGTAGAGCAAGAGCAGCACGTATGTTAACTATGTACAGCCGATTAGGACAGCGgggtaaaaatatgtattcctACATTCGCGACCAATCAGTGTGATAAAACAAAAGACCCGCCCTTGCAATATCACCTTGAATCTACACGAAACCAGGTTTTATTAAATGTCCTCGTAGACTTGTTTCTGCCGGGCATTAGCtagttattaagtaaaattaaaaaagtactatGCAGACTATACAATCCGATTTGTTCTTCTGGCAATCTCTTACTCAAGCATCTGTATAGAAGTGTAAGATTTGTAATAACAAGAATACACTGtacttaataaagttattttaattccaGAAAATAACCTTCACTCGAAGTATAGTCCAAATTTTGAACACATTGACAacgcttaataaaattaactttacaaaTCCGAAGAAACCTAAAATACCTGCAGAATGTTTCTACATAGAAGATCTTTCAAGCCATGTCGATATTGCTTCGGATTATATAAATTGGCTCTCAGATCAAGATGTAAGTAATCAACTGTATATTTTAGGTAATGCAATTGCTGTCTTTTATAATCATAATGGAATCTTTATAAATTCGCATTGATTGTTAAAAGCATTACAGCAGACTTATAGTGAAGTTTTAGTctagtaatacatttttattattaaaatgtattctcaGCCTTTGGACTGGAGAAGCTGGAGGAGGAGTAGTGTAAACAATTTCCTCACTGTCATTTCATTTTACGGTTTCTTATCTTTGTATTTAGTCTTAGTatgatttattgataatattggctcactaaaaattaaaacaggagtacagcaatataaaatattgatgttaaGGAGAATGAAATGAGGCTGAAtgtattgcataaaatatttttaaaaaaaagttctaaaTTTTCAAAAGTTATATTTCCGTTTAATTCACAGTTAACTCACCCTCATCTATGTAACTACGCGTTTTTATTCGACGTTCAATGTAAGTCGCTCCTATTGAAGATAGATCAACAGCTTCAAATGCAAATGGCTGTCAACCGAGCCGCCACAGAAATATTCACACGGCTCATCATAGACCCCTCGTACGAATATCACAGAGACCAGTTCCTCATACTAACCGTGTCGAGGAACCACATAGTGAGGGACACGATGCTGCAGATTAGTAATCATGACACGTCGCAATTGAAAAAGCCGCTCAGAGTAAGtcgtatttagttaaaaatatatatatatgaaagatCAACCCATAGCTATGAGACACATATACTTCATTGTTGTGCTGAGAATTATGCGTGCTATTAATTACTAAATCTTTTAATTGTTCAGTCTCAGTTgaagtaaaaacaaaagtatataaatatttatgtatgtgttgttatatcgtataatatttcatattgctgtttatgtaatttgtttGGATTACTCAAAAATGGATTAAACAATTGAAATTGGTATTAGGACCTTTTTGGGATaactaactttttaaataagtttaatatctGGACTAAGTGATGTGAACTCTGTACCCGTTGCGAgcaaaaattatcaaatatgaTTTGTATTCtatgtaaacttatttattgcAGGTTGAATTTGTAGGTGAAGAAGCAGAGGATGCTGGTGGAGTTAAGAAAGAGTTTTTCATGTTACTCCTGAAGGAAATTTTCGATCCTGTCTATGGCATGTTCAAACAATCAGAAGAGACGAATATGATTTGGTTTTCAAATAACCCTTTCGAAGAAGAAGTTATGTACTATTTGATaggtaatttactttttttttaatatgacaattCTAACCTCAATTCAAGTGTAGTTCTCGTGTCTCATTCCTGAGCAAAAGCTCCACAAATAATAAAGTGTAATAAGGTTATTAGTTGGTATGTTATTATACTATGCTGCTACATTGCGGGGTAgagaatacacatgtagcataATTTTAGCCAATGAATCAAGAtttctttattatgttttttctcTTCATAAATTCtttcaaacacaaattaagtacattacaTCGTAGTTGTGCTTGCTTGACTTTGAATCTGCGATCACCGTTCAGAATGATATATTACTGATGAGATGGTATTGACTAAATCAAACTACCATCACCAGTTAATCAAATTATTGAagcaacaaaaaattatatcgcTTGAGGAGTGTGAccgtaaacaaaccttaaaataaatagtaaagtatTTAGTATACTAAAAACAAGTTATGACGTGTAGGTGCTATATACGGGCTTGCTATATACAACTCGATCATTATCTACGTGCCGTTCCCCCTTGTGCTGTATAAGAAGATACTGGGCGAGTCTGTGATGCTGGACGACCTGTCTGACTTGTATCCCACGTTAGCCCACAGTCTGAAGCACTTGCTGGACTATGCAGAGGACGATGTCGAGGAAgtgagtttttattataatacattgtaACAAAGCAACTGCCTTACGAATTcgtaattgaaatttatataacgcttatataatcttatattgaagaACACTCTTGATTGTTGGGCAAATGTTTTACCTACAGTACAAATCCAACCCAACTTAATGTGCCTGCCTCGCTACCAAAAGATAAATGATGTCCATGATTCttaaaattatagcaaataTTAGACGTCTTTATATtactatctatttatctatcttattagttgtttataatatgcatccatttattttaatatatatacaattgtacGTATGTCATATCAATATATTcttcattattttatgttaaattttgagttatttttactgtaaaattTGATCAATTTTGAATTGAAGTTAAATAACTGAATGCCatacattgtatattatataaaaatatataaattcgcaGGTATTCAGTTTATGTTTCGCCGTCAATACAGAGGTGTTCGACCAAATTCAAGTGCATCCTTTGAAGGAGAATGGTGAAAATTTGCCCGTGACACATGAAAACAAGTCAGAATATGTCGATCTGTATGTCGATTTTCTTCTCAACAAATCAgtagaaaaacaatttaaagcaTTTAATCAAGGATTTCAaaaggtaattttaatatacttttatatctaattttatctatatttaattaaaagtttgctTGTGCCATTTTAACCGGTGCCAATATTAATACCAATAGAAAAGGTAGGCTAACAAAAGTTGCTGGTTGTTTCAGTCAAGCATTGCTTGGTAACAAATAGAAAAGTTTGCAATTTTACTTTCTCGTTCTCTGTATGCACATTAAGCCATTGGGGTTGTGCCTGGTCTCCGATACAGCGGATTGATATGCCATCGTACGAGATTGAAAGAATCTGCACTATAGTATCTTTTGCGAAGTTATCCGTAGAGAGAGAATATCCACCGAAACCGAAATCAGATCTTAGAAGCTTGCTTtcccataaatattaaaaaaaaaatccctataAATCGAACGATTCCACCACCTTATTCGATTTTTGTTGAACTACAAAATATTAGtgtgtaaatgttattatatataaca
This DNA window, taken from Vanessa tameamea isolate UH-Manoa-2023 chromosome 7, ilVanTame1 primary haplotype, whole genome shotgun sequence, encodes the following:
- the LOC113401338 gene encoding probable E3 ubiquitin-protein ligase HERC4 isoform X1, with the protein product MFCWGNATHHELYIENSDSMGMVIRPTLSKWKESKHIKCVAAGDFHTLYLTKLGHLYSRGCNELGQLGKQIENNKDKPPDIEIILKSSTISAIACGSQHSMALDEWGQVFSWGSDNFGQLGSNLGVYTQDQPKIIKFLATKNVIQIACGFYHSIALTNNGELYAWGANTYGQCGLGTKSNKETTPQQISSLVGIPIAMIACGGNHTFALSKSGAVFGWGKNMYGQLGLQDRENRCYPTHLKTLRNVKVCHISCGEEFTTFLTLDGGVFSCGTGEYGQTGHGTTKDELVPKKVMELMGSTVTQVACGRRHVLCRVGERVLACGHGARGQLGCPHAAVALVPTPVPFAPHDDEPPRKKSKVESSTPFRKHHGAGPSKPNFTKNGFNGPVKVFAGGDHSFLTVSSDRNETVDFRIPDPTKQILTLNFAKLTACNIVKDNDVVSQDLMAYLETVFGSLACMNASFLADDNAHFGCNTKVPGVNLKKAEEAFTLISRFENKTIQELIFSYLTEYIIKKVKVSPPDAEALRVFLILPLYHEMRNPRRHPELQGPFAEAYNKLSSPPQRIVQLWWEAQTPEYFEMLVDIFKSVFVYEMMQPGVRANKKITFTRSIVQILNTLTTLNKINFTNPKKPKIPAECFYIEDLSSHVDIASDYINWLSDQDLTHPHLCNYAFLFDVQCKSLLLKIDQQLQMQMAVNRAATEIFTRLIIDPSYEYHRDQFLILTVSRNHIVRDTMLQISNHDTSQLKKPLRVEFVGEEAEDAGGVKKEFFMLLLKEIFDPVYGMFKQSEETNMIWFSNNPFEEEVMYYLIGAIYGLAIYNSIIIYVPFPLVLYKKILGESVMLDDLSDLYPTLAHSLKHLLDYAEDDVEEVFSLCFAVNTEVFDQIQVHPLKENGENLPVTHENKSEYVDLYVDFLLNKSVEKQFKAFNQGFQKVCGGRIIKLFRSHELMSVVIGNEEYNWELFESNCEYENGYSSTDQQIRWFWEVFHELSIEDKKKFLLFLTGSDRVPIQGMRDIKIKIQPVADDRFFPVAHTCFNLLDLPRYKTKERLKYHLVQAIQQTQGFSLV
- the LOC113401338 gene encoding probable E3 ubiquitin-protein ligase HERC4 isoform X2; the encoded protein is MFCWGNATHHELYIENSDSMGMVIRPTLSKWKESKHIKCVAAGDFHTLYLTKLGHLYSRGCNELGQLGKQIENNKDKPPDIEIILKSSTISAIACGSQHSMALDEWGQVFSWGSDNFGQLGSNLGVYTQDQPKIIKFLATKNVIQIACGFYHSIALTNNGELYAWGANTYGQCGLGTKSNKETTPQQISSLVGIPIAMIACGGNHTFALSKSGAVFGWGKNMYGQLGLQDRENRCYPTHLKTLRNVKVCHISCGEEFTTFLTLDGGVFSCGTGEYGQTGHGTTKDELVPKKVMELMGSTVTQVACGRRHVLCRVGERVLACGHGARGQLGCPHAAVALVPTPVPFAPHDDEPFTKNGFNGPVKVFAGGDHSFLTVSSDRNETVDFRIPDPTKQILTLNFAKLTACNIVKDNDVVSQDLMAYLETVFGSLACMNASFLADDNAHFGCNTKVPGVNLKKAEEAFTLISRFENKTIQELIFSYLTEYIIKKVKVSPPDAEALRVFLILPLYHEMRNPRRHPELQGPFAEAYNKLSSPPQRIVQLWWEAQTPEYFEMLVDIFKSVFVYEMMQPGVRANKKITFTRSIVQILNTLTTLNKINFTNPKKPKIPAECFYIEDLSSHVDIASDYINWLSDQDLTHPHLCNYAFLFDVQCKSLLLKIDQQLQMQMAVNRAATEIFTRLIIDPSYEYHRDQFLILTVSRNHIVRDTMLQISNHDTSQLKKPLRVEFVGEEAEDAGGVKKEFFMLLLKEIFDPVYGMFKQSEETNMIWFSNNPFEEEVMYYLIGAIYGLAIYNSIIIYVPFPLVLYKKILGESVMLDDLSDLYPTLAHSLKHLLDYAEDDVEEVFSLCFAVNTEVFDQIQVHPLKENGENLPVTHENKSEYVDLYVDFLLNKSVEKQFKAFNQGFQKVCGGRIIKLFRSHELMSVVIGNEEYNWELFESNCEYENGYSSTDQQIRWFWEVFHELSIEDKKKFLLFLTGSDRVPIQGMRDIKIKIQPVADDRFFPVAHTCFNLLDLPRYKTKERLKYHLVQAIQQTQGFSLV